The Flammeovirga kamogawensis genome includes a region encoding these proteins:
- a CDS encoding tail fiber domain-containing protein — protein sequence MKLIYSVLFMAFFALSLHAQKIPFQGKLTENGTVLTTTKNITFSISNWTETHENVQITDGFYAVVLGSITPIEGDIYNEAGEATLSIEIEDVKLDDITLYAPIVKPQLMPSEMKFKHANDSIGTLVDANNVNLYSEDGRKKVSLDINQYGGGGISIYDNAGANKAWLFPYGNGENTGGMLSMYGNNGAWVGTGFRTWEENGLPFFHLEGYDVEHKPLVELQINEVHDNTGGKIAESGSLKLQSSTDSQGGFDLSVKPNNNGDQFAAEMFLWGHNTPNFQFMGQSWDNINRPMLQLFGETSDGGEWYKSMANLSVNFDHGKAAEYGDLLLSAGNSDNQKTQISAFGLWHSGANGSGINLYGKNWDNDLPIFELSQTSTATWPILQVQINKDWEGTEYPSIDLHNINADLFTQFTHDHLEFRDTLNTSININKDVIDFNSSNGSATFSKEHIIFNTTNGEMAKISTVNENGTDRGEVILWDQNGGELILNTSTDFTTISSDRRYKSNINPLQNSLEKVMQLKGVSYFYKADQFPKKSFDTDLQIGLIAQEVEEVLPELVKTDKDGYKAVHYAQTVAVLIEAIKELNQKVEALTAENASLKANLETAQTNSAQIKVLQAQMLQLLSEVQSK from the coding sequence ATGAAACTTATTTATTCTGTGTTATTTATGGCATTTTTTGCCCTTTCTCTTCATGCCCAAAAAATACCATTTCAAGGCAAACTAACCGAGAATGGAACTGTGCTGACTACTACTAAAAATATTACATTTTCTATTTCTAACTGGACAGAAACTCATGAAAATGTCCAAATTACTGATGGTTTTTATGCTGTTGTCCTTGGGTCAATCACGCCTATTGAAGGTGATATATACAATGAAGCTGGAGAAGCAACATTATCTATAGAAATTGAGGATGTAAAATTAGATGATATAACATTGTATGCGCCAATCGTGAAACCACAATTGATGCCTTCAGAAATGAAGTTTAAACACGCCAATGATAGTATTGGTACATTAGTCGATGCCAATAATGTTAATCTTTATAGTGAAGATGGACGTAAAAAAGTATCTCTAGATATCAATCAATATGGAGGTGGAGGCATCTCTATTTATGACAATGCTGGAGCTAATAAAGCATGGCTATTTCCTTATGGAAATGGAGAAAATACTGGAGGAATGTTATCTATGTATGGGAATAATGGTGCTTGGGTTGGTACTGGTTTTAGAACTTGGGAAGAAAATGGTTTACCGTTCTTCCATTTAGAAGGGTATGACGTAGAGCATAAACCACTTGTTGAATTACAAATTAATGAAGTTCATGATAATACTGGTGGAAAAATAGCAGAAAGTGGTTCCCTAAAATTACAATCATCTACAGATTCCCAGGGAGGTTTTGATCTAAGTGTCAAACCAAATAATAATGGCGATCAATTCGCGGCAGAAATGTTTTTATGGGGACACAATACTCCGAATTTCCAATTTATGGGACAATCTTGGGATAATATTAACCGCCCTATGCTACAACTTTTTGGAGAAACATCTGATGGTGGGGAATGGTACAAGTCAATGGCTAATTTATCTGTAAATTTTGATCATGGTAAAGCTGCTGAATATGGTGATCTGTTGCTTTCTGCAGGGAATTCTGACAATCAAAAAACACAAATATCGGCCTTTGGATTATGGCATAGTGGGGCAAATGGAAGCGGCATAAATTTATACGGAAAAAATTGGGACAATGATTTGCCTATTTTCGAATTATCACAAACTTCAACAGCTACTTGGCCAATTCTTCAAGTACAAATCAATAAAGATTGGGAAGGCACTGAATACCCAAGTATTGACCTCCACAATATTAATGCTGACTTATTTACACAGTTTACTCACGATCATTTAGAATTTAGAGATACACTAAATACATCAATCAATATTAATAAAGATGTTATAGATTTCAACAGCTCAAATGGTAGTGCTACTTTCTCTAAAGAACATATTATTTTTAATACTACTAATGGAGAAATGGCTAAAATATCTACTGTAAATGAGAATGGAACAGACAGAGGTGAAGTAATTTTATGGGATCAAAATGGCGGAGAATTAATTCTAAACACTTCTACAGATTTCACTACAATTTCTTCAGACCGTCGTTATAAATCAAACATTAATCCTTTGCAAAATAGCTTAGAAAAAGTGATGCAATTAAAAGGGGTATCTTACTTCTACAAAGCAGATCAATTTCCTAAAAAATCATTTGATACAGACCTTCAAATTGGGCTTATTGCTCAAGAGGTTGAAGAGGTTTTACCTGAGTTAGTAAAAACAGATAAAGATGGTTACAAAGCTGTGCATTATGCACAAACCGTTGCTGTTCTTATAGAAGCAATCAAAGAGTTAAATCAAAAAGTTGAAGCTTTAACAGCAGAAAATGCTTCTTTAAAAGCTAATTTAGAAACAGCTCAAACAAATTCAGCTCAAATTAAAGTATTACAAGCACAAATGCTCCAATTACTTTCAGAGGTTCAATCTAAATAA